The following proteins are encoded in a genomic region of Prochlorococcus marinus XMU1408:
- a CDS encoding ATP adenylyltransferase, which produces MKKELIWSKALETSRKAVNSGAVIPLDTIKYKNNHDNCDYELRFLNSPIPKYLIEYGPKNNPFIPWDSRLEIQPINDKHTLILNKYPVQIGHMLLITNIWKAQNGWLNIDDFRAIVDVDNDTTGLWFFNSSKEAGASQPHRHFQLLRRHTNESICPRYKWFCSLLNNKNNINSLISHCISIKARVKDINSQANGLYKSYKSMAVSMGLGEIGKINKPRKAYNLLITSEWIALITREKDISNGFSINALGFAGYFLGTKKSNINYLIKFGPEEILKDVVEKLDKREANLQY; this is translated from the coding sequence GTGAAGAAAGAATTAATATGGTCAAAAGCTCTTGAAACTAGTAGAAAAGCTGTAAATTCTGGAGCCGTAATCCCATTAGACACCATAAAATATAAAAATAATCATGATAATTGTGATTATGAATTACGTTTTCTTAACAGTCCTATTCCAAAATATTTAATTGAATATGGTCCTAAAAATAATCCATTTATTCCATGGGATTCTAGACTTGAAATTCAACCTATAAATGACAAACATACGCTGATCCTAAATAAGTATCCTGTACAAATAGGACATATGTTATTGATAACAAATATCTGGAAGGCTCAAAATGGATGGCTTAATATTGATGATTTTAGAGCTATAGTAGATGTTGATAATGATACAACAGGTTTATGGTTCTTTAATAGCAGTAAAGAGGCTGGAGCAAGTCAGCCTCATCGACATTTTCAATTACTTCGCAGGCATACTAATGAGAGTATTTGTCCTAGATATAAATGGTTTTGCTCTTTATTAAATAACAAAAATAATATCAATTCTCTAATATCACATTGTATCTCAATAAAAGCACGAGTTAAAGATATAAATTCTCAAGCTAATGGTCTATATAAATCTTATAAATCTATGGCAGTAAGTATGGGCTTAGGGGAAATAGGTAAGATTAATAAACCACGAAAAGCTTATAATTTACTTATTACCTCTGAATGGATTGCATTAATAACACGAGAAAAAGATATATCAAATGGATTCAGTATAAATGCCCTTGGTTTTGCAGGATATTTTCTTGGAACAAAAAAATCAAATATTAATTATCTTAT
- the metH gene encoding methionine synthase, with amino-acid sequence MNDFLGYLNSEKRPILVFDGATGTSLQDQQLNADDYGGASLEGCNENLVLTSVSSVEKVHESFLNAGCDVIETNTFGATSIVLDEYGIGNKAYEINLKAAQIARNVANKYQSEEKPRFVAGSIGPTTKLPTLGHISFDELKNSYLEQAKALIEGGIDLFIIETCQDVLQIKAALQSVNEAIGSGKRIPLMVSVTMETTGQMLIGSDISSITTILEPFNIDILGLNCATGPEEMKDHIKYLSQHSPFHISCIPNAGLPENVGGKAHYRLTPMELKFQLSHFINDLGVQLIGGCCGTRPEHIKQLSDLSKELLCSEQRLDTLSKERSIIPAASSIYESIPYVQDNSFLIVGERLNASGSKKVRELLNDEDWDGLVGIAKSQLKENAHVLDVNVDFVGRNGIEDMSMLVKRLVNNINLPLMLDSTDYEKMESGLKHAGGKCILNSTNYEDGPDRFYKVIDLAKRYGSAVVIGTIDEDGMARSADKKAEIATRAYKDATDSGLKSYEIFYDPLALPISTGLEEDRKNGLETIKAIKLIKDKHPEVHLILGISNVSFGLSSSARIVLNSIFLNEAIKAGLDSAIVSPSKILPLNKISEEEIKICIDLIYDRRIFENKVCTYDPLTTLTSYFDDSKTLLNKSTNNDDIKLPIEEKLKNHIIDGEKTNLHSNLDFALKKYKPLVIINEYLLDGMKVVGELFGSGQMQLPFVLQSAETMKFAVSYLEDFMDKSEVNQSKGKFIIATVKGDVHDIGKNLVDIILSNNGYEVINLGIKQEVNSIINAQKKHNADCIAMSGLLVKSTAFMKDNLKALNEEDISVPIILGGAALTPKFVNQDCASVYKGKVIYGKDAFTDLKFMDSYMKAKELNNWDNFSGFKEGAPEGITIGNYKNTNTHQQINLNKIKEKPIEDTSRSKDISQIDPIKPPFIGPKFLLEKDIDITKVYKFLDRNALFAGQWQMKRSKKMSASDYKDFLLKKAEPKLDYWMNKIINEKLINPSLVYGYFPCGRVGNNLNVYDKDHKSLLGDFLLPRQRSGKRFCIADFYNDLNNNQPTDYLPMQAVTMGESASEYSHKLFSQDSYSDYLFFHGLTVQLAEALAEYIHSVIRIECGFEGCEPANIKDILDVKYRGCRYSFGYPACPEVSDSRKQLLWLDAKKINISMDESEQLHPEQSTTAIVALHPIAKYFGI; translated from the coding sequence ATGAATGATTTTTTAGGCTATCTCAACTCTGAAAAGAGACCGATATTAGTCTTTGATGGCGCTACCGGCACGTCTCTGCAAGATCAACAACTTAATGCAGATGACTATGGCGGAGCTTCATTAGAAGGTTGTAATGAAAACCTTGTATTGACATCAGTCTCCAGCGTCGAAAAAGTACATGAATCATTTTTAAATGCAGGTTGTGATGTAATCGAAACAAATACATTTGGTGCTACTTCAATTGTTCTAGATGAATATGGAATTGGTAATAAAGCTTATGAGATCAATTTAAAAGCAGCACAAATAGCAAGGAATGTAGCAAATAAATATCAATCAGAGGAAAAACCACGATTTGTAGCTGGATCTATTGGACCAACAACCAAGCTACCAACCCTAGGTCATATCAGTTTTGATGAGCTAAAAAATTCTTATCTCGAGCAAGCTAAAGCACTAATTGAAGGTGGAATTGATCTTTTTATTATTGAAACTTGCCAAGATGTCCTTCAAATCAAGGCTGCTCTGCAAAGCGTAAATGAAGCTATTGGTTCTGGAAAGAGAATTCCATTAATGGTGTCTGTAACCATGGAAACGACCGGCCAGATGCTTATTGGTAGTGATATTTCTTCTATTACAACAATACTGGAGCCTTTTAATATTGACATTTTGGGCCTTAATTGTGCAACTGGCCCTGAAGAAATGAAAGATCATATTAAATATTTATCGCAACATTCACCATTTCATATAAGTTGTATACCAAATGCAGGACTTCCAGAGAATGTAGGTGGCAAGGCTCATTATCGATTAACTCCAATGGAACTTAAGTTCCAACTTAGTCATTTTATTAATGATTTAGGAGTTCAACTAATTGGGGGTTGTTGTGGAACTAGACCGGAACATATTAAGCAACTTTCAGATTTATCTAAAGAGCTTTTATGTTCTGAGCAAAGATTGGATACTCTTTCAAAAGAAAGATCAATAATTCCAGCTGCATCATCAATATATGAGTCTATTCCGTATGTGCAAGATAACTCTTTCTTGATCGTAGGTGAGAGATTAAATGCTAGTGGATCTAAAAAAGTAAGAGAACTCCTAAACGATGAGGATTGGGACGGACTTGTTGGAATTGCAAAATCTCAACTGAAGGAAAATGCTCATGTATTAGATGTAAATGTTGATTTTGTTGGAAGAAATGGGATCGAAGATATGTCTATGTTAGTCAAAAGACTTGTTAATAATATTAATTTGCCTTTAATGCTTGATTCAACAGATTATGAAAAAATGGAGAGTGGGCTAAAACATGCTGGAGGAAAATGTATTTTAAATTCTACTAATTATGAGGATGGACCAGATAGATTCTATAAAGTAATTGATCTTGCTAAACGATACGGGTCAGCGGTCGTAATCGGAACAATTGACGAAGATGGAATGGCTAGATCTGCTGATAAAAAAGCAGAAATAGCTACCAGAGCCTATAAGGATGCGACTGATTCTGGATTAAAATCTTATGAAATTTTTTATGATCCGTTAGCATTACCTATCTCAACAGGATTAGAAGAAGATAGAAAGAATGGTTTAGAAACTATAAAAGCAATTAAGTTAATAAAAGATAAACATCCAGAAGTTCATTTAATCCTTGGAATTTCAAATGTAAGTTTTGGTTTATCTTCTAGTGCAAGAATTGTTCTTAATTCTATCTTTCTTAATGAAGCAATTAAGGCCGGTCTTGATTCTGCAATTGTTTCTCCTTCAAAAATTTTACCTCTAAACAAAATAAGTGAAGAAGAGATAAAAATTTGCATTGATCTTATTTATGATAGAAGAATATTTGAAAATAAAGTATGCACATATGATCCTTTAACAACCTTAACTAGTTATTTCGATGATTCAAAGACACTTTTAAATAAAAGTACTAATAATGATGATATTAAATTACCAATAGAAGAAAAACTAAAGAATCATATTATTGATGGTGAAAAAACTAATTTACATTCAAATCTTGATTTCGCATTAAAGAAATATAAACCTTTGGTAATAATTAATGAATATTTATTAGATGGCATGAAAGTAGTTGGTGAATTATTTGGGTCGGGTCAAATGCAATTACCCTTTGTTCTCCAATCTGCGGAAACAATGAAATTTGCTGTTTCATATTTAGAGGATTTTATGGATAAATCTGAGGTTAATCAATCAAAAGGAAAATTTATTATCGCTACAGTTAAGGGTGATGTTCATGATATTGGCAAAAATCTAGTAGATATAATTTTATCAAATAACGGTTATGAAGTTATTAATTTAGGAATTAAGCAAGAAGTCAATTCTATAATTAATGCTCAGAAAAAGCATAACGCTGATTGTATTGCCATGAGTGGACTACTAGTTAAATCAACTGCATTTATGAAAGATAATCTTAAAGCATTAAATGAAGAAGATATATCTGTGCCTATTATTCTTGGTGGAGCAGCTCTGACTCCAAAATTTGTTAATCAAGATTGTGCAAGTGTTTATAAAGGCAAAGTTATTTACGGTAAAGATGCTTTTACAGATTTAAAATTTATGGATTCATATATGAAAGCAAAGGAATTAAATAATTGGGATAATTTCTCAGGCTTTAAAGAAGGTGCTCCCGAGGGGATTACTATTGGTAATTATAAAAATACAAATACTCATCAACAAATCAATCTCAACAAAATCAAAGAAAAGCCTATTGAAGATACCTCAAGATCAAAAGATATATCTCAAATAGATCCTATTAAACCACCATTCATTGGCCCAAAGTTTTTACTAGAGAAAGACATAGATATAACTAAAGTTTATAAATTCTTAGACCGTAATGCATTATTTGCTGGCCAATGGCAAATGAAACGTTCTAAGAAAATGTCTGCTTCGGATTATAAAGACTTTTTACTTAAGAAGGCAGAACCGAAATTAGATTACTGGATGAATAAAATAATAAATGAAAAACTAATTAATCCATCATTAGTTTATGGATATTTTCCATGTGGCAGAGTTGGTAATAATTTAAATGTATATGATAAAGATCACAAAAGTTTGTTAGGTGATTTTTTATTGCCTAGACAAAGATCTGGCAAAAGATTTTGTATAGCTGACTTTTATAATGACTTAAATAATAATCAGCCTACAGATTACTTGCCAATGCAGGCTGTAACAATGGGAGAATCAGCTAGTGAATATTCTCATAAACTATTTAGTCAAGATTCTTACTCTGATTATCTATTTTTTCATGGTTTAACCGTACAACTAGCAGAGGCACTTGCTGAATATATACATTCTGTTATTAGGATTGAATGTGGATTTGAAGGCTGTGAACCAGCTAATATAAAAGATATCTTAGATGTTAAATATCGAGGATGTCGTTATTCTTTTGGGTATCCAGCTTGTCCTGAAGTTTCAGATTCTAGAAAACAATTGTTATGGCTTGATGCTAAAAAAATTAATATCTCTATGGATGAAAGTGAGCAACTTCATCCTGAACAAAGTACAACTGCTATTGTTGCATTACATCCGATAGCCAAATACTTTGGTATTTAA